Proteins from a genomic interval of Methanoplanus endosymbiosus:
- a CDS encoding ABC transporter substrate-binding protein, whose translation MRVINYFVLFVIVTAMIFMAGCTSEAASTQDKVPAIKIGVMCPYTGDLSPYGQAVRNGVNLAFEKANPENVELVYEDSAGSVKAAMDGIRNLVQEEDVQAVIGDITSGSTLTAAPFANKYHVTLISASSTSPDITDSGDYIFRTIPSDDQQGRFASELIYTEGHHNLALIFTNNGYGVGLTKVVRESYADLGGRIVADESVDAGSSDVSALVSKLKAVNPDAVYLISNSPEITALVLNEIAVQGIDTRLYGSEGLMGQTTLDIGKPAEGLTITAVSSGTPEFAQEYEAAYGEGPGPFSAQGYDAALALFKVIQEGALTKEEIKTALYSVELDGVTGKVSFDENGNIDGGYIASTVKNGQFIEAI comes from the coding sequence ATGAGAGTTATAAATTATTTTGTTTTGTTCGTGATTGTTACAGCCATGATATTTATGGCAGGCTGTACATCGGAGGCTGCGAGTACGCAGGACAAGGTTCCTGCAATAAAAATCGGAGTTATGTGCCCATATACCGGAGACTTATCTCCATATGGTCAGGCAGTTAGAAATGGGGTAAACCTTGCGTTTGAAAAGGCAAATCCGGAAAATGTGGAACTGGTATATGAAGACAGTGCCGGCAGTGTAAAAGCTGCAATGGATGGTATCAGGAATCTTGTTCAGGAAGAGGATGTTCAGGCAGTTATCGGAGACATTACTTCAGGCTCGACATTAACTGCTGCTCCGTTTGCGAATAAGTATCATGTTACACTGATAAGTGCATCTTCCACAAGTCCGGATATTACTGATTCCGGGGATTATATATTCAGGACAATTCCAAGCGATGATCAGCAGGGCAGATTTGCGTCAGAACTGATTTATACAGAGGGTCATCACAACCTTGCGTTAATTTTCACTAATAACGGGTATGGAGTTGGCCTGACAAAGGTTGTCAGAGAGAGTTATGCAGATCTTGGTGGCAGAATTGTTGCTGATGAATCTGTTGATGCTGGTTCTTCTGATGTTTCTGCATTAGTTTCCAAGTTAAAGGCTGTAAATCCGGATGCTGTTTATCTTATCAGCAATTCACCTGAGATCACTGCACTGGTACTAAATGAGATTGCAGTTCAGGGAATTGATACCCGCTTATATGGCTCAGAGGGGCTGATGGGTCAGACAACACTTGATATCGGAAAACCTGCTGAAGGGCTTACCATTACTGCTGTCAGTTCAGGCACACCTGAATTTGCTCAGGAATACGAGGCTGCCTACGGTGAAGGCCCTGGTCCTTTCTCTGCTCAGGGCTATGATGCTGCACTTGCACTTTTTAAGGTAATTCAGGAAGGTGCATTAACAAAGGAAGAAATTAAAACTGCATTATACAGCGTTGAACTTGATGGAGTTACCGGTAAAGTCAGTTTTGATGAGAATGGAAACATAGATGGGGGTTATATTGCTTCAACTGTTAAAAACGGACAGTTTATTGAGGCTATATAA